The Dehalococcoidia bacterium sequence CGGGAGGTCGCGCCCAGGGTCGAACTCCGGCTGGGAATGGGGGTTGTAGCGCGGCAGGTTGAGCAGCAACGTCTCAAACAGATTGGAGCCCTGCATCGTTACGATTGCTGCTTTAGTGAGGTTCGATTCCTTCGCCTTGTTCTCGCTCGCAGGACCTCCGGTTGTCCCACCGAGATCGAACTGCTGAATGACGAGCATAGCTAGTGTCGCTTCCGCTGGGGTGAGGGCAATGTTCAAGTCATCATGCGTGTGATCGAAGAGCGTGGGATTTCTGGTCATAACGAAGCGCAACTTGGTTATCGGAAAGAAGTACTTCGAAGGCAGACCCGGCGTCTGGAGAAACGGCCGCTCCGGGTGGAACAGGTCGAACCGGTCGGCCCAGCGATCGAGATACCCTCCGACAGCCGTAGGATCGAAACGCCCCGCCTCGCGCAGGCTTCCCCAGCTTGCGGCGTCAGGCGGGCCGACACAGCGGAGGAGGATCGCGACCAGCAGCCGGATCAGCACGACCTGCTCGAGCGGGTTGCTGCAAGCTAGCCCGCGAAACGTGGGCGCATCGAGCAGCGCCTCGCGCAGCCCAACCTCGACTGTCGTGCCGTCGTTCCGCATCACCGGAATCCATCCTTCATCGAGCAAGGAAAAGCGCGCCATTCTTCCCCCCTTCACTGTTCTTCCGGGCTCACTCGCCCTCTACGACAACGCCGAGCTCCGGGTCGAGCCGGAGCGTTCCCCCGCCCGGCAAGGGAGCGCTCCCCGCTTCGTCAAGCACCAGCAGCCGCGCGTTCCGAAGAAGCGCCGACCGCGCCCATCCCGCCGGAGCGGGCTCGCTGAGCAGAGCCGGCGCCACCCGGCGATGGCTGATCCGAACCGAGCGCCGCAGCAGCGTCCGCGTGAGCTCAAGGTCGGGAGTGTTCGCAAGATCGACAATCCGGCCATCGGGAAGCCGAGGGCCGACCGGCGACGCTGTCAGCAGGACGACCTCGACCGCCGGCTCAGCAAGCCGAGTGAGCGCTTGATGGTCTTGATGAAACGTCGGGTCCTCCTCGGCGAGCGCAGGACCGCCGAGCGACCAGACAGACACCGGCGCCAACGGCGCGGGGATCCAGCGGCGCTTTGCCTCCTCGTCGTCTTTCGCCAGCGCTTCCCGGTGAGCATGTTCTGATCTCTGCCACTGCTGACGCAGCGGCTCGGGGAGGGCGTCGGGCGTCCCCTCCCCGTAGACCGCCTCGACGAGCGGCTCAATCTCCTCCGGAAGCAGGATGGAGCGGCGATCACGAAGGGCAAGCCACGAGCGCAGCAGGACATGCTCGCCGTAGACTGCAAGGTCGGCTCGGTCGAGCGCAAGCTGCCCGCTCGGGTCGAGGTCCGGCATCAGCAGCCACAGCGTCGGCGCGGCCAGCGGAGCGGGGCGCGGCCGCTCGTGGCGGTGGAGCCGGCCCGCTCGTTGGAGCACGAGGTCTGCTGGCGCGAGGTCGGTCACGAGCAGGTCGAAGTCGAGGTCAAGGCTCTGCTCGACGACTTGAGTCGCCACGAGCACCGCCCGGTTCGGCCGGACGCTCTCGCTCGGCTTCCCAAACCGGCCTCGGACGCGCCGCTCTCGCTCCTCCCGCTCATCGACGAGATAGCGGGCGTGCAGCAGGTCGAGGACGGGGAAGTCATCGTCAGCGCGACCGGAAAAGAGCGGCTTGAGCGCCTGATATACCTGCTGCGCGCGCCCAACTGTGTTGCAGATGACGACGGCACAGCCCCCGTCGCGCAAAGCGTCGGCGAGGCGCCCGCCAAGGTCGCCGAGGCGGGAGGAGGCGGGAAGCGGAACCACCTGCACCGAGCGCGCCCCGCCCTGATGCTGAACCGCTTGGGCCGCGACATGCGCGGCCGTAGCCCACGTTAGACGCGGATACGATACCGCGGGCGGCTCCTGAG is a genomic window containing:
- the cas3 gene encoding CRISPR-associated helicase Cas3'; the encoded protein is MRRFLAQRFPGEMVNLQLLHGHAAISAELQTMVERLRFAPEALVDIDGEGAVIAAEWFTYRKRGLLAPFGVGTVDQALLAILRARHGFVRLFGLAGKVVIIDEVHAYDTYMSRLLDRLLEWLAALGSPVILLSATLPASRRRELVAAYRRGLGAPAQEPPAVSYPRLTWATAAHVAAQAVQHQGGARSVQVVPLPASSRLGDLGGRLADALRDGGCAVVICNTVGRAQQVYQALKPLFSGRADDDFPVLDLLHARYLVDEREERERRVRGRFGKPSESVRPNRAVLVATQVVEQSLDLDFDLLVTDLAPADLVLQRAGRLHRHERPRPAPLAAPTLWLLMPDLDPSGQLALDRADLAVYGEHVLLRSWLALRDRRSILLPEEIEPLVEAVYGEGTPDALPEPLRQQWQRSEHAHREALAKDDEEAKRRWIPAPLAPVSVWSLGGPALAEEDPTFHQDHQALTRLAEPAVEVVLLTASPVGPRLPDGRIVDLANTPDLELTRTLLRRSVRISHRRVAPALLSEPAPAGWARSALLRNARLLVLDEAGSAPLPGGGTLRLDPELGVVVEGE
- the casA gene encoding type I-E CRISPR-associated protein Cse1/CasA — encoded protein: MARFSLLDEGWIPVMRNDGTTVEVGLREALLDAPTFRGLACSNPLEQVVLIRLLVAILLRCVGPPDAASWGSLREAGRFDPTAVGGYLDRWADRFDLFHPERPFLQTPGLPSKYFFPITKLRFVMTRNPTLFDHTHDDLNIALTPAEATLAMLVIQQFDLGGTTGGPASENKAKESNLTKAAIVTMQGSNLFETLLLNLPRYNPHSQPEFDPGRDLPAWERDEPVRPASRKPDGPADYLTWQSRRVLLYPEKTADGIVVRRAALMKGWQIESVATQKDWEPMVAFRSRAKAKEGEGWFPVQYDEER